From a region of the Micropterus dolomieu isolate WLL.071019.BEF.003 ecotype Adirondacks linkage group LG21, ASM2129224v1, whole genome shotgun sequence genome:
- the ptgs1 gene encoding prostaglandin G/H synthase 1, translating into MKDFNIFSIWVFINLLLLESSSCAGDSSAVNPCCYYPCQNSGVCERFGTDRYQCDCTRTGFYGDNCTVPEFWTRVRLMLKPSPRVVHFILTHFQWFWDLVNSCFLQDTIMRLVLTVRSELIPSPPTYNTKYGYLSWESYYNTSYYTRLLPPVPEDCPLPMGTKGKSVLPDTKVLAERFFKRNKFRPDPQGTNVMFAFMAQHFTHQFFRTNHEVEGGFTKALGHGVDASNIYGDDLTRQLQLRLHKDGKLKYQLVNGEMYPPTVSEVPVHMVYPEGFPPENRLAIGQEVFGILPGLTMYATIWLREHNRVCDILKAEHPTWDDEQLFQTARLIIIGEIINIIIEEYVQQLSGYLLKLKFDPSLLFNERFQYSNRIALEFCHLYHWHPLMPDSFLIDGDEIPYSQFIYNTSLLMHYGVEKLVDSFSRQPAGQIGGGHNSHEVVLKVAEMVIRESRAARVQPFNEYRKRFNLKPYTSFYEFTDDIEIARGLEELYGDIDALELYPGVMLEKARPNAIFGESMVEMGAPFSLKGLLGNPICSPEYWKPSTFGGETGFNIIKTSTLKKLVCLNTKWCPYVDFHVPRKEEEAKPRKEEEAKPSIEL; encoded by the exons ATGAAAG aCTTCAACATCTTCTCCATCTGGGTGTTTATCAACCTGTTGCTACTGGAGAGCTCATCATGTGCTGGTGACTCAAGTGCTG TGAATCCCTGTTGTTACTACCCATGTCAGAACTCAGGAGTGTGTGAAAGATTTGGTACAGACCGCTACCAATGTGACTGCACTCGCACTGGCTTCTATGGAGACAACTGCACTGTTC CGGAGTTCTGGACCAGAGTTCGTCTTATGCTGAAGCCCAGTCCTAGGGTGGTTCACTTCATCCTCACCCACTTCCAGTGGTTTTGGGACCTCGTCAATAGCTGTTTCCTGCAAGACACAATCATGAGATTAGTGCTGACAG TCAGAAGTGAACTTATTCCAAGCCCTCCAACCTACAATACCAAATATGGATACCTCAGCTGGGAGTCCTACTACAACACCTCCTACTACACCCGGCTCCTCCCTCCAGTACCTGAAGACTGCCCTTTGCCTATGGGAACTAAAG GTAAATCTGTTCTTCCGGATACCAAAGTGTTGGCTGAGAGGTTTTTTAAGAGAAATAAATTTAGGCCTGACCCTCAGGGAACCAATGTGATGTTTGCCTTCATGGCCCAGCACTTCACTCATCAATTCTTCAGGACAAACCATGAAGTTGAAGGTGGCTTCACCAAGGCTTTAGGACATGGG GTAGATGCAAGCAATATCTACGGAGATGACCTCACGCGTCAGCTTCAACTCCGTCTTCATAAAGATGGAAAGCTGAAATATCAG TTAGTAAATGGTGAGATGTACCCTCCTACAGTATCTGAAGTCCCCGTGCACATGGTGTATCCTGAAGGTTTCCCTCCAGAAAACCGTCTGGCCATTGGTCAGGAGGTGTTTGGCATCCTGCCGGGTCTCACTATGTACGCAACCATTTGGCTCAGGGAGCATAACAGAGTCTGTGACATCCTGAAGGCAGAACATCCCACCTGGGATGATGAGCAGCTCTTCCAGACTGCCAGACTCATCATTATTG GGGAGATCATCAACATTATAATCGAAGAGTACGTCCAGCAATTGAGTGGTTACCTGCTGAAGCTGAAGTTCgatccctccctcctcttcaaTGAGCGCTTCCAGTACAGCAACCGCATCGCTCTGGAGTTCTGCCACCTCTACCACTGGCATCCGCTGATGCCTGACAGCTTTCTCATTGATGGAGATGAAATCCCATACTCCCAGTTTATTTACAACACTTCCCTCCTCATGCATTACGGGGTGGAGAAACTGGTGGATTCCTTCTCTCGACAGCCTGCAGGGCAG ATAGGTGGAGGTCACAACTCTCATGAAGTAGTGCTCAAAGTGGCAGAAATGGTCATCAGAGAGTCTAGAGCAGCGCGTGTGCAGCCCTTTAATGAATACAGAAAGAGGTTTAACCTCAAGCCATACACCTCTTTTTATGAATTTACTG ATGACATAGAAATAGCCAGAGGTTTAGAGGAACTCTATGGTGACATAGATGCTTTGGAGCTCTACCCCGGCGTCATGCTGGAGAAAGCACGTCCTAACGCCATATTTGGTGAGAGTATGGTGGAGATGGGTGCTCCCTTCTCCCTGAAAGGCCTGCTGGGAAACCCCATCTGCTCCCCTGAGTACTGGAAGCCCAGCACCTTTGGGGGTGAGACAGGCTTTAATATCATCAAAACTTCTACTTTGAAGAAACTGGTGTGCCTTAATACCAAGTGGTGTCCATACGTGGACTTCCATGTTCCAAGAAAGGAAGAGGAAGCAAAACCACGAAAGGAGGAGGAAGCAAAACCATCTATTGAACTTTAA